In the genome of Orcinus orca chromosome 13, mOrcOrc1.1, whole genome shotgun sequence, the window CAGCTGACACTGCCTCAGCCTTCCTTGGTCCTAGGTGCTTACCTGAACCAAGTTCttgaatcctcccaacaacctgTGAGGCAGGATGAATATTCCCCTTCTGTGGGCAAGGGCCCTGAGGCTGAGAGGTCACACACGTGTGCAGGCTCAGGGTCCGTGTCTTCAGCCGCTGCCTTCCATGGGATCTCTGTTCACCAAAACCTGGTCAGGTCtatcccacctccccagcccagcctgtcCGCCGCTCTTCCCCCACCACCCCTGCTACTGCCCACACCCATAGCATCTCTCACCTGGAGAGCTGCCCCTGCCAACAGGTACTCGCCTTCAGGGCCATGTCAGACTCTCCTGACCTCTGgacgcctcccctcccccgccccacctgGCTGGATCATTGTCCCGGCTCTGCCTGGGGAAGACTCCCTGCCTGCAGGTGTTCTCATATCAGACACGCTTCCTTGGCGGGTTGGGCTTCGGCCTGCGTTTCCTGAAAGTCCCTGTGTGTAGTCTGGAACCTTCTGTATCGTCTGTCAGCGTTGTGGGTTTGAAGGACTCGCTCGGCAGGTCTGTGCCCCCTGGTCCTGTGAGATGTGGCACATGACAGGTAACACTGGGGGCCGTGGAGCCAGACCCTTGGAACTCGAGTCACGCCtgcttgctttgtgaccttgggtaaatcacttaacctctcttcgCCTCAGAGTCCTCGTCTAAACAGTATCCACCACAtagggttgtcatgaggattaagtgaataaGTAAAGTGCTTTAAGCAGCACTGAGCAGCCAGTGTTGTTGGCAAGGCTTCTCCCATCACGTCCCTGGGCGCCTGCCTCCTACCAGGCTCTCCTTGACTACAAATTGGCTGAAGGACGTCTTGGAAGCTGAACGCCCTGCATGTATCAAACCTCTCTGGGTACCATGTCTAGAGCCTGGCACTGTGATTGTCCCAGATTACCtgtgagagaagagagagggcacAGCTAGGAACCCCAGCGCCTGCCTCCAGCACCCCAGTTCTTGGAGGCTGCTGAACAAGGCCCATGAGAACAAAGCCCATGAGTCATGCAGAGAGCGGGGAAAAtcactttcagtctttttctcaAGTCGTGTTATTCTAAATGCCCTGGGCGGATGCCCATGTGTGTAGGAGCACTCGGCCAGGCCAGAGGCACTTTGGCCCTCAGAGGCCCCATTGTGACCCCGGGAACAATCATCCCTTGTGTGGGCTTGAAGGCTGCACTGGCCCACGGCCCACGGGCCACGGCTGGCAGTGCAAAGCCTGTGTCTCTTTAAGGTCAGCATGGAGAGGCCTTAAATCCCGCACGTGGGCTGCCGCAGGGGCTCTGATAAGAGGTGCTTTTTAGAGTTCGGTTCGGGCATGTCGGTGAAGCCCAGCTCCTCTACGCTTTGTCCTCTCCAGGAGAAGGGCGGATCTGGTGGGACCCACTGGGAGCGCAGCAAGGGGTAGGGGCTCGGTTCCTGGAGGGGGACTACGTGTGATGAAGCCCCTCCCAGGCCGCCTGCCCTGCCCAGGGAAGGCCCTTAGGATGTGTCCCCAGAGCCCCCATAGAGCAAGGGGGCCACAGGCACTGAAGTCACAGGTAGAAGCACCCCGAATATCCTGGCGGGATTTGATCCACGGCTGCCTCTCCTTCTCTCCGTCCAGAGACGCACACCCTCACCCAAGCTTGTAGTCACCATGGTTTGTTCTGTGCTGCAAGCTTTGCCTCTTGGTCACGTACAGACATTGACTTCTTACTCCTTTCTCAGGCCCGTGGAGGGACATAGCTCTTTGTTCTATGAACTTAGAGACATCCAGTTATTCACCTTCTTCACAGAGCGTCATCTGGCCCGGGGGCCCTTTGGCTTTGTCGGGACTGCAGCGTGGAGCTCGGCCGCTGCCTGGACAGGCTTGGCCATGACTTTGCAGCTCAGAGCAGCCCACCCCTTTCAGGAAGACAACGGTGCCCAGGACCTGGACTCGGCTGTGTGGCCTCCTGCAAGCCCTGCTAGCGGTCCGGGTCTGTCCCACATGCCCGGCTTCATCCCCCTCTGACGTCCTCTGCTCACTGATAGCAGGTCTACTACAAGGTCTTGTCTCACTGTCACTTCCTGAGAAGCAGCCAGAGGACAGACCCTCATGGGGACAGGTCTGGACACCTGAGGACAGTGAGTGAGCACAGGGCTTCAGGGACGGAAGAAGCTGGCCCCAGACCCAGCTCCAGTTCTCACCTGCTCAGTGAGTCTGTCTCCTTACCTGTACAAGGACAGTCATAGCTGTCTACTGTGCCCACTGGGAGGATGACAGGAGGCTCTCTACATGGGAGGTGCTTCCACAGTGTCTGACCCAAGCCAGGAGCTCCAAACATGGCAGCCAAGATGGTCACACAGTGCAAAGGGCAGTGTGACCTGCCCTTTGGTCCAAGCCAGGGCCACCAAGCAGGCAACCTCTAAGGCATGTCCCACCTGCCCTTGGGGTGGGAGCCAGATGTGCCCCATAGGAGGTTCCCTTTTGCCCAAGacccagaggcagagctgaggcATGCCAGCCACGAGAAGCTTTGGGGGGCAGACACCATCCCACACCTGGAGGGACCAATGgtcccagcacacagtaggtgctcagttgaCGCCCAGTCTCTGTGATCGGAGGACCTTTCTGCTGTTGCCCAGCAGGCTTCTTAAATGCCCCCTTCCCCAGGCCACGTGGGTTCCTGGGAGCACTGCCCTTAGCAAGGAGCCCTGCCCACTGGCCAGAAGTTGTACCTGCAAACACTTCCTAAGTAGCTGGATGCAGATGGAGCTGAGCAGTGAGATGTACCAGCCGGGAGACTGGACCAGggtctgctgggggtggggagaggcgggGTGGTCTGGGTGAAGGAAAACAGGACCAGGAGAGGGCATTTCTTGAGGCTGCCCACCCTTATTACACCCAAAGCAAGAGGAGGCAAGTCGAATGCCCAGTGAAACtgcaaattataaaaatgactCAGGATAGAAGGAATGAGAAGGTCATGTCAGAGAATCTTCTGCAAAGCTTGGGATTAATGAGGGTTTAGAATTAGACAGTTCCCAACTGAAAAAGGGAAAGTAGAGAAAGAGCACATCAAATTTCCTTTAAAGAGGATAATTGAAAAAACACTGAGAAACCCTTGGGAAATTCGACTAAgcctctggtttcttttttttcgaTGGGGTCGAATATGAGCTTCTGTTAGCATCTTGGTGCGTGATGAAAAAATTGTAGACTTCCCTCAGTCAACACCTGGTAGCAAATTTTGTTAAACACGTGACAAACTTGCTATCATTTCTTAACTTGTATTTTTCAGGATATAGCCCCAATCACCTTTTGCTCctaataatgtaaaattttaccttaaatttaaGTGGACTCAGTGAAAGTGGCCTTTTCTGGTACAATTACCCTGGGATAACAGCTCCTGAAGATACCACTGAGATCCAGTTGAGTCACAGGGTCCCCATGTTGGAAGGGGAGTAACACATCCACTAGTCAGACCTCTGCTTGAGGCTTCAGTCTTTGCTCTGCGTGCCCGCCAGCCAGCAGTCGTGCAGCCTCTGCATCTGCACCTCCACGCTGGAACGTGACCAGCTTTTGAGACACCTGTTCTGGCGTCCCAGCTCTAGAACATCATTCCCTTCCTTTAACGAAGGAGCATTTCGTAACGGGAGCGGAGTTTTCAGGATTCCTTACTGAGTGCCCTCCTTCCTAATCATCCTTTCTCCTCCCGACCCAGACATCTCATACCTGAAAGGTAGCACTGCCACTTGTCATACTACTTCCTTTCACACTGTGGCCCGGTCCCCTTTCTCTCCAACAGTGTGGTCCAAGGAAATTCTAAAAACAGTTTCTTATCCACGTTCCTAATGGGAATAGAACATGGAAGATACTGCCCAGAAAATTTCTGATCAGCTTCATAGAGAGTCAGAAGAAacttctgcccctgttttcttTTGGCTTAAGGATTTTCTAATTTAGCGCGGACCCACCCCTCTGTTTTGTAGGAAAAAGAAGGGGTCACCCAGGCTGGTTCTTGGTTAGTTTCCAGAGATGGCGAAGCCCTCTGACCTCCCTGGTTCCTGGGGAGAATGGGATACCCACGGTGGTCTCTCTGAGATGCAGTGGCTGGGCACACTGTCACCTGAACTGCCCTTTGATGCTGCCTCCAGAGATTTGGTCTAAACCGAGGATTCCTCAGAAAGCTGACATGATTGTGTTCTCTATGctggagaatgaaaaaaaaaaacaaaactgaaaaacaccCCCATGAAAGTATTGAACATAAAGGTACTTTATAAAGTATTTCAAAGGTTTATCACATCCCACTGTGGACATCTGCAAACATTTGTTGGGTGAATTTTATTCCCCTTGACAGGTAGAATATCCTTGAAGACAGAGAAACTTGCTGCAAGATGGACACTCAAAAGAGCCGGAGGAAAATTCCAGTAGACGGTTCTCACGGTCCGGTCCAGGAGTCAGCAGTCCAGTTTTGTGGTCTCTCAGATCACATTCCTCACTTCCCACTCCCACTGCCCCCTTTCAAATAGGAAACGATCTTGGAAAGACAGCTCAGTAGTCGGAGGATAAATGTAGCAAGCCTCCTACTCTGACATGAAGGTATATGGGAGAGTAAACCTCTTTCTTTACCCATTATCAGGAACATTTCTGCATTCTAAAGTGTTATGCTGGAAGGCGGGCCGATCCGTTAATAACCCTCTTGGTTTTCAGCTACAGTTCTTCTGCTGCTTTAGGAAGACTTCCATCTGATTAGAGAAAACACTGCATGGACCACGTACAGCAGAGTGACTACGAATGAAAACACCTGAAAGCAAGATAAGTGACAATTAATGGCCGtgcatggggagagggaaaggcatGGGCTGTGCACACTGGGGTCGCCACGTGCATGGCCCTTACGTCTGTGGACTGCCACTGCTTCCCATCACACACGCAGGTATGCTTTCCTGCAGAGCCTAGGTGCGACCCAGAACGCTCTCAGCACAGACTCCAGGTGACCTAATGATATACTGAACTTGGTGTGCAAGGTCAACAATTTGCCGTCACACATCATCATATTGGTACCATCCAACTGGAAACGAGGGTCCTCAGAGACCCTTCAAGTGATGATTGAAGGGCTCTTCATGGAAAACTTCCTGCCTGCACACTGATAAGACCAGAGTCCACCAGCTGTGATCCCAGCGGCCTCGGCTAAGAGAGTCTGAACATATGGGTTTGCCGCCTGGACGTGTTCAGACCCTGACCAGAATTTTATTCTAAGATTCTGAATTGCACAAGCATGGGCCAGGGAGCCAGGCCACAGGAAGTGAGGGActgggatggagaggaaggatTTTGAGCTTTTGGCAAAAGCAGGGAGCTTACTGAGAAAGCTACTACTGGGAACAGAGGCTGGGGAATGTGGCAAAAGGTCACTTTGTGCCCTGTCAAGGCTCTGACCTGCTGTTGTGCACCTGGGCACCATCTGTCCTATCACCCTGCTCTGGGTGGCCGGCCCTGAGGGCTGCCTGCTCCCAAGCAAATATCTGCACCTGGCTTGTGACCTTGGGTGTAGGGTCAGGAGTTTCTAACCCAGGCATAACATCAGGGCGGCTACACTCCCGTGACTGTTGAAAATTCCCCTAAAACCAGCCGTAACTGTGCCTGCTCTTCCGCTGCCTCCACACCTGGGCGAACCCTCACCCTCACTGCCGGAGGCGGTAAGTAACCTGAGTTATTTAATAACCAAGGTAAGAAAATGTATCTGGGAATCAAATATCCTGTCTGAAGGGAGCAGTCACACGCGAGTGAGAAGCCCCTCGAAGACCCCCCTGTGCATCAGGAGGGAGCAGTGTATTGTGTCGGGGACTCCGAGCCCAACGGAGACCCTTGGCAGGAGCACCTCAGAAGTCCCCACAGGAACAGGAAACACTTACTTTAAAGGGGGGTCAAGAAATGGCACACGGAACATGGAGAGCCAGGGCCATGAATGGACATGAACTTAGGCCCTTAAAAACCCCTCTCCCTGAACAGCTGCCATTATTGCCCACCACAGTTAAGATCAGAAACCTCTAGATTTCTCCAGAAATTTCCAGCTACTCTCAGGCAACTCTCACCAATCCCAGGGATCCCTCTGGTGCAGATTCTCTGCTGCCAGccgaggagagagggagaagctcAGCTTTTGAGGCAAGTGAGGAGCCCCAGAGGGGTGAGAGGAGGCCAGATGCTCCCAAAGGCCAGGGGTGTGCGGGAGGTCACATCCCCGGACTGCCGCAGCCCCGCCCCACCCTGAGACCATGGGAGGGGCATGTGGGTGTTGGGCAGGGTCTGGGGTTAAATCCTGAGCGTGTCGTCATGATCCCGTCTCCCGTGTGCACGGACACAAACTGATGTTTTGAACAGAAAGGCGTGAGTTTCCATTGAACTGGGCTCGTATTTCCCCCGGGGGGCTCCAGCCCAGCATTTCCGTCCGCTGGCAACGTGTGGATTCCTGGTTCCAGCCCTGCTGACTTTGCCTGGGCCTCCTCATGGTTCTCCAGCTCAGCTCCCAGAGACGTGGGGACGTGATCCATCGTGGCAGGGATAAATAGATGTTGGTACAGTCCTCAGTGGAGCACTAAACAGCACAGAGGACGAACCTCTGCATCCCCACCCAGCAGTGTGGAGGAGCCTCACAAACGGGAGGCGaagagagagaagccagacacgGGAGAAGGCACGTCACGCTCGTGAGAATGCAAAGCAGGGGAAGTGGAACCTGAGCTGGAAACCAGGCCAGCGCTTATCCTCAGTTCAGGGGCCCAGTGACCGCAGCAGGACAGGAAGGGGGCTTCTGGGAGCTGCTTATCATGTTGTTTCTTAACCTGGATGCTTTGGTACACGGAGGGCTTGTGAACTATGAGTCCTGGGTGCATTATGGGAATTCATCAGGTTGTACCCGTGCTTCCAGGTCACCTCCCTGGATGCCTGTTTATGCTGCATTTTGATGGAAAGTAAAAGGGAGAAGTCAGAATAGGGTAGAGCCTGGTAGAGCCCAGTGGTTCCCAATTAGATATCTGCCCAGTGGGCAGGTCATTTACTCCCCGCTCCTGCGTTGCTCAGTCAAGGGCTGGCCCACTACCCACATTCCATCTCCATTTCACTGCCCTCTTCTGCAGTAATTTTACAGAAACGATTGTCAAATGCCTGGCTGATGTCTGTTCAGAGACAAGGCTTCTGGGCTTGGGATGGGGGAGGTGTGTGTGGGTTCTCTTGTGAGGGGGCGATGAAATAGTCATTTGAAGGTGACGGAGGAGGCAGATGACCAGTCTCCCAAGAGAGGGAAGAACACCCAAGGTGCTGCCTGGCTGTGCTCCTGGTTAGGAACCAGCCACCTTGGGAGATGAGCCCACATGGGGGAGGGTCCCACACGGTGGGACATTTGAGGGGATGCCAGGAACCAGGAGGTGGCCATGCTTATGGAACTGGAGAGCGACTGGGAGCTGAGGGGAGTGTGTGGCTTccccagggaagggggtgggcCCCTGGGGACCAGCAGACAGGCTTTGAGGAGCTTTCCCCCAGACCCCTCCCTCTGGGGACAGGAAGGGCACCCTCACTAACCCCCTTCCCAGAGCCCAACTGCGCCCACCCTGTGGGTTTTCTCTCAGCCTCTGCTCTACCCTTCCCAAAGAGAGGCGGGGGTGGCACAGATTTGGCACCTGGGGTGGACATCTCGTGGTGTGTCATCACATTTGACCTTGGGTGACCCTGGGGCAGGTTGTGCATGCTCTTAAGGCCCTagttctccatctgtgaaatgggtataacGGCACCTCCCTCCTAGCGGTGTCGTGAGGGGTTAGCAAGATTGTTCACAAGGGCCCAAGACAGTGCCAGGCCCCACGGTCATGTCTCCTCCCACATCTGCCTCAAAGCCCAACCAGGCTTGGACCCCTGGGCAGTGCAGGCCTGGGCAGTGCAGCACTGACTGATGGCTGAGGGAGTCTGGGGCACATCATTTCCCTTTTCTGAGGCTTTGTTTCTTCAGAAATGAGGAGaaggtttattttattcaaaatttagTGAACTAAAAAAATGCGGGAGGGCCCAGGCAGCCTTCCACTCAGAACCTTTTCAGTGGGAGCTGTGAACGGGGCAAATTGACTGGGGACTCACCACAGCAGCGATGTTTTCATGGTAATGTTTGTAGGTGAAGCCCACTTGCAGCTCGATGGCAGCCAAAGCTTCCAGGACAGAGGCACCAAAGTAAAACAGGGAGGCGATACAGTGGTAGGCTGCATCCTGCAGGGTGAGAAAAGGCCACTAGACAGGTGGGGCACCCAGATGTGGAGACGTGGGGCAGCTGTGGTCCCAGCAGGGCCTGTCCACCCCTCAGATGACGGGGAACCCACCCCAGGACCCGGTCCCCCGTCATCATCTGCTACTCCCTTTGAcaccccccaaccctgcccccctCCTCAGAGACATTGATTAACCAGAGCGGCCGAGCTGAGTTATCTCACTGGTTTGGGGCCAGAGTAAGGACTTTGATGGAGGAAGGATACTGCTTTCCCTTGAGGTGGGATCTAgtaaggggtggggaggtggcccTTTGGGATTGGTAGAAATTGGTTCTGGACCTGAGAAGTGTCAGCTGCAGTCACAGTCCCCAGTTCGGGTGTGGCCTTGGTGGCCAATACAGAGTGAGAGGCTCAGGCCATTTCCACTGTTGTGTTGTTGTTAGCTTTTTCTTGGGGGGAGCCAGGGATTGGGGCTCCAGGtatgttttaaaagcagaaaagcgCTAGAACAGGTTTTTGAGTAGTTACGATTTGGAGGTGGTTTCTAAGGTCTAGGTTGGAGGCCCTTTGAGACTAAGAGGCCTGGCTAACAGCCCCACCCCCTTCCAGGGGAGGTAAGGGCAGGTGGCCCACGTGTAAGTTTACCCCCTTCATGGGCCTCAAAGCAGAATTCATGTGCAAGAGCGATCATAGGCCTTCCCTCTTCCTGGGCCAAGTCCCTCTCTGGTGACCCTGCTCTAGAAGGTGGTGACTGAGAGCTGGGCAGTGAGCGTGGCCTCACGCTGGGCAGCCAGGACCAGCCCCCAgcaccctgtcccctcccccgaAATGGAAGCCAGCCCTTCTGGGTGGTGGGAGATGCCAGCTGGCCCCTGGCAGGTGCAGGAGGTACAGGGAGGGTTGTTGGGCTGCCGGTTTGCATGAAAAGGGAGTTCACCCGGGAGAAAGCAGAGCAGGCCCGCAGAGGATCAGGCAGTGACAGTGACAGTCCGCTTCTGCCTTTCACCTCTGCCCGACCTCCTGCGGCGGGGAGCCCTGGGCTGCTATGGGCAGCTCGGATCTGAGGGCCTGACCGGCTCAGCCTTGGCGCATGGGTGGGAGACGTGTACGGGGCACCTCACCCAGCACCGGCCAAGCCAACCTACCAGGGGCGACGCTCCGAtgccgcaccccacccccacccgcaccTCAAACATCGCAGGACCGGGACTCACCAGGGTGATCCAGGAAGTTCTGCTGCCGTGGGCACCAATTAGGTACAGGAAGAGCAGTAGAGTGGTGGCTATGAAGCAAGACACAGACGTGAACATGACCCAGCCCTGGATCAGTGGGATGGGCACATGGGACGAGGCAATCAGGATCCACACCAGCCCCCCAAAGAcctgcagagggagggagagaaggggtgaGGGTCAGACCGGGAGAGCCCACACCCAGGCAGGACCAGACCCAGAGGTCACGCTGGGGAACCGGGGGCACTCTATAAATGGTAACTCAgtcaatcctcacaacatcccTGGGAGTGTGGTACTGACCCATTTgtgagatggggaaacagaggcacctttgaattaaaaattcgttatccccccaaaaaaaaaaaaatttgttaccCCTAGAAAGGACTTAGGCCATCCAGGGTTTTTTAGTAGAAGGGCAAACTCTGAGATTATATCCTT includes:
- the LOC101272122 gene encoding myelin and lymphocyte protein, translated to MAPSAASGGSSLPSGFAVFITFPDLLFIFEFVFGGLVWILIASSHVPIPLIQGWVMFTSVSCFIATTLLLFLYLIGAHGSRTSWITLDAAYHCIASLFYFGASVLEALAAIELQVGFTYKHYHENIAAVVFSFVVTLLYVVHAVFSLIRWKSS